A region of Nitrospirota bacterium DNA encodes the following proteins:
- the rsmD gene encoding 16S rRNA (guanine(966)-N(2))-methyltransferase RsmD, producing MLRIIGGKLKGKLLNVPNGNRIRPTSDKVRESLFNILDTDIITGSRFLDLFAGSGAVGIEALSRGAQFVTFVESDIKHIKILRENLNTCNLFQQSEVISSDIYKLIESLSFKERPFDVVFADPPYNISNIDILLQKITTNVNIPDYGVLVIEHSSRILLAGTMKEFNKYRDYKYGDTTLTVYRKVFGKLEI from the coding sequence ATGTTAAGGATTATTGGCGGTAAATTAAAGGGTAAGTTGCTCAATGTCCCCAACGGGAACAGAATACGTCCTACATCAGATAAAGTAAGAGAATCCTTATTTAATATTTTAGATACTGATATAATTACAGGCTCACGCTTCCTTGATTTATTTGCCGGAAGCGGTGCAGTGGGTATTGAGGCATTAAGCAGAGGCGCTCAATTTGTCACGTTTGTAGAATCAGATATAAAACATATTAAAATACTCAGAGAAAATCTGAATACCTGTAATTTATTTCAGCAATCAGAGGTTATATCAAGTGACATATACAAATTAATCGAATCTCTTTCATTTAAAGAACGGCCATTTGATGTCGTCTTTGCAGACCCGCCATACAATATCTCTAATATAGATATTCTCTTGCAGAAAATTACCACAAATGTTAATATTCCTGATTACGGTGTTTTGGTAATTGAACATTCTTCCAGAATATTATTAGCAGGAACTATGAAAGAGTTTAATAAATACCGTGACTATAAATATGGAGACACTACTTTAACTGTTTATAGAAAAGTGTTTGGAAAGTTAGAGATTTAA
- a CDS encoding pyridoxal phosphate-dependent aminotransferase: MSLAKRVSMIKPSPTLSLEAKAKAMKKDGIDVISFSAGEPDFDTPDGVKESAILSIKEGFTKYTPSSGIEELRQAVADKLSKEHGLIYKSKDILISCGAKHSLYNIAMALFEEGDEVIIPAPYWVTYPEQVLLSGAKPVIVDTLEEDEFLLKPEVLESAVTSRTKALILNTPSNPVGSAYDLPHLEKIAEIAVRNNFYVISDEIYNEIVYDGFKQVSIASLNKNIFDLTIIVNGVSKSYAMTGWRIGYAAGPTYIIEAMGNLQSQSTSNPASISQKAAVEAISGRSADFVKMMVERFDRRRHYIFDRLMKIEGITCIMPKGSFYVFPDVKGILGKRFGDILIDSTVKLSEYLLNEARVAAVPGEAFGAPGYMRLSFASSMENIEKGMDRIETALKNLK; this comes from the coding sequence ATGTCTCTTGCTAAACGTGTTTCAATGATTAAGCCCTCCCCTACCCTTTCATTAGAGGCAAAGGCAAAGGCTATGAAGAAAGATGGTATTGATGTTATAAGTTTCAGCGCCGGTGAACCTGATTTTGATACACCGGATGGGGTTAAAGAATCTGCCATTTTATCAATAAAAGAGGGTTTTACAAAATATACGCCTTCTTCAGGTATTGAGGAATTAAGGCAGGCTGTTGCCGACAAACTTTCAAAAGAGCATGGCCTCATATATAAATCAAAGGATATCCTTATTTCCTGCGGTGCAAAGCACAGTCTTTATAACATCGCAATGGCCCTGTTTGAAGAAGGTGATGAAGTAATAATTCCGGCGCCTTACTGGGTTACCTATCCTGAGCAGGTTTTATTGAGCGGTGCAAAACCGGTGATTGTTGATACACTTGAGGAAGATGAATTCTTACTTAAACCTGAAGTGCTTGAGTCTGCGGTAACTTCAAGAACTAAGGCTTTGATACTCAATACACCCTCTAATCCGGTTGGATCGGCTTATGACCTTCCTCATTTGGAAAAGATTGCCGAGATTGCAGTCAGAAATAACTTTTATGTTATTTCTGATGAAATTTATAACGAAATTGTTTATGATGGCTTTAAGCAGGTAAGTATTGCTTCCTTAAATAAGAATATCTTTGACCTAACAATAATAGTAAATGGAGTCTCCAAGTCTTATGCCATGACAGGCTGGCGAATAGGGTATGCGGCAGGTCCAACATATATCATAGAGGCCATGGGGAACTTGCAAAGCCAAAGCACATCAAACCCTGCTTCGATTTCCCAGAAGGCTGCTGTTGAGGCGATCAGCGGCAGGTCTGCGGACTTTGTTAAAATGATGGTTGAAAGATTTGACCGCCGCCGTCATTACATTTTTGACAGATTAATGAAGATAGAAGGTATTACATGCATAATGCCTAAAGGTTCTTTTTATGTTTTTCCTGATGTAAAAGGAATTCTTGGAAAAAGATTTGGGGATATTTTGATAGATTCAACAGTCAAGTTATCAGAATATTTGTTAAATGAGGCAAGGGTTGCCGCTGTTCCCGGTGAGGCATTCGGTGCCCCTGGTTATATGAGGCTTTCTTTTGCATCGTCTATGGAAAACATTGAAAAAGGTATGGACAGGATAGAAACAGCATTAAAGAATCTGAAATAA
- the coaD gene encoding pantetheine-phosphate adenylyltransferase: MTVTAIYPGTFDPITNGHIDIIIRSLKSFDHIIVGIGPNPKKTTLFSLEERISMVKECLGSTPNVSVKTFDGLLVDFAKKQNATVIIRGLRAISDFEYEFQMALMNRKLDSDIETVFLMPSEEYSYLTSSIIKVVASFGGDISSLVPSVANDMLKLKFKK; the protein is encoded by the coding sequence ATGACAGTAACAGCAATATATCCAGGTACATTTGACCCTATTACAAATGGTCATATAGATATTATTATCAGGAGTCTGAAGTCTTTTGATCATATTATAGTCGGCATAGGACCTAACCCAAAAAAGACCACGTTGTTTTCACTTGAAGAAAGAATTTCAATGGTAAAAGAATGTTTAGGCTCTACTCCAAATGTCAGTGTTAAAACCTTTGATGGACTTCTGGTTGATTTTGCCAAAAAGCAGAATGCAACTGTAATTATAAGAGGACTAAGGGCTATATCCGATTTTGAATACGAATTCCAGATGGCACTCATGAATAGAAAGCTTGATTCTGATATAGAAACAGTGTTCTTGATGCCGAGTGAAGAATATTCATATCTTACATCAAGCATTATAAAGGTTGTTGCCAGTTTTGGAGGAGATATATCCTCATTAGTTCCAAGTGTTGCAAATGATATGTTAAAGTTAAAGTTCAAGAAATAA
- a CDS encoding zinc ribbon domain-containing protein, with amino-acid sequence MPIYEYKCDECGHIFEAIQKVSDPPITKCPKCSGATNKIISAAGLQFKGSGWYITDYSNKGKAKDEK; translated from the coding sequence GTGCCCATCTATGAATACAAATGCGATGAATGCGGACATATATTTGAAGCAATCCAGAAGGTCAGTGACCCGCCGATTACCAAGTGCCCAAAGTGTTCCGGTGCAACAAACAAAATAATTTCAGCGGCCGGACTCCAGTTTAAAGGAAGCGGTTGGTATATTACTGACTACTCAAATAAAGGGAAAGCCAAAGACGAGAAATAG